In the genome of Desulfomonilaceae bacterium, one region contains:
- a CDS encoding PRC-barrel domain-containing protein yields MMEIKVPMRVSEMLKTTVENRPGEKLGTIQDFMVDVDGRLKYAILSHGGFLGIGDVLIPIPFDALMTGDKKGTAVLDIDKQTLEKALNFESKTWPDFTAAEWNEKVDRYFAAYTAGVTQQQPVVANV; encoded by the coding sequence ATGATGGAAATTAAGGTACCCATGAGAGTGAGTGAGATGCTGAAAACTACCGTGGAGAATCGTCCTGGGGAAAAACTTGGCACAATACAGGATTTCATGGTGGACGTGGATGGGCGCTTAAAATACGCCATCCTGTCTCACGGAGGTTTCCTGGGAATAGGTGACGTGTTGATTCCGATTCCGTTTGACGCTCTGATGACGGGCGATAAAAAGGGAACAGCGGTTCTCGATATTGACAAGCAGACCTTGGAAAAGGCCCTCAATTTTGAGAGCAAGACATGGCCCGACTTCACCGCGGCCGAATGGAATGAAAAAGTCGATAGATACTTTGCGGCCTATACGGCTGGCGTAACTCAGCAGCAACCTGTGGTTGCTAATGTTTAG
- a CDS encoding alpha/beta hydrolase, translating to MAPNRPGSKVSQGVRDAFWFQGMQGGLKSELDCIKAFSETDFTEDLKKFDVPTLIIHGDDDQIVPIGAPRRTPRPNSSRTRH from the coding sequence ATGGCGCCAAACAGGCCTGGATCGAAGGTCAGCCAAGGCGTCCGAGACGCGTTTTGGTTTCAGGGCATGCAGGGCGGTCTCAAGAGCGAACTCGACTGCATCAAGGCGTTTTCCGAGACGGACTTCACCGAGGATCTCAAGAAGTTCGACGTGCCAACCTTAATCATCCACGGCGACGACGATCAGATCGTGCCGATCGGCGCGCCTCGGCGCACGCCTCGTCCAAACTCGTCAAGAACGCGACACTGA
- a CDS encoding superoxide dismutase yields the protein MSNSKIESATQHVLPSLPYADNALEPVISANTIGFHYGKHHKGYVDNLNKLIAGTEFADLPLEKIIIETAGKADKTAIFNNAAQAWNHTFYWRSLRPKGGGDPPAVLKEKIEASFGALDACKKELATAAMAQFGSGWVWLALDGDKLKVVKTGNADVPMTTGMKPLLTIDVWEHAYYLDYQNRRADYVNAVLDKLINWDFAAKNLG from the coding sequence ATGAGCAATAGCAAGATTGAAAGCGCAACGCAGCATGTCCTACCGTCTCTGCCCTACGCGGATAACGCTCTGGAACCCGTAATCTCCGCAAATACGATTGGTTTCCACTACGGGAAGCATCACAAGGGTTATGTCGATAACCTGAACAAGCTGATAGCAGGAACTGAGTTTGCGGACCTACCGTTGGAGAAAATAATTATCGAGACAGCCGGCAAAGCTGACAAGACAGCGATCTTCAATAATGCGGCGCAAGCATGGAACCACACGTTTTACTGGCGCAGCCTAAGACCGAAGGGTGGTGGCGATCCACCCGCCGTGTTGAAGGAAAAGATCGAGGCTTCCTTCGGCGCCTTGGATGCATGCAAGAAGGAGTTGGCGACTGCGGCAATGGCCCAGTTCGGCAGCGGCTGGGTGTGGCTCGCGCTGGATGGTGACAAGCTCAAGGTGGTCAAGACCGGCAATGCGGATGTGCCGATGACCACTGGCATGAAACCATTATTGACCATCGACGTGTGGGAACACGCCTACTATTTGGATTACCAGAACCGGCGCGCGGACTATGTCAACGCAGTGCTGGATAAACTGATTAATTGGGATTTCGCGGCAAAGAACCTTGGCTGA
- a CDS encoding divalent metal cation transporter has protein sequence MKNSNIEKQAESKHHSTNRVRRFFANLGPGLITGAADDDPSGIATYSVAGASLGYMTLWTALLSFPLMAAVQLMCARLGMVTGRGLAGVVRLYYPRWVLWSACAILIVANVFNIAADLGGMAEVTEMMTGIESYYWTPVYTILIILLLFFSSYRHIARIFKWLTLVLFAYIAAGFLAGPDWYSVLSATFVPRGEWSSTFFATFVGILGTTISPYLFFWQASQEVEDDRAQGKRTVKQREGATLKELRVARTDVFTGMFFSNLVMYFIILTTAATLHAHGQTNVQTARDAAEALRPLAGNGAYLLFSVGLIGTGILGVPVLAGSAAYAVTEAAGWRGTLEDQPPLSGKFYALIAVAMLLGLALDFVGLNAVKMLFYSAVLNGVLAPPLIVLVALLTSKSEIMGIRVSSRPLRYFGWATAAIMTAASIAMFVTM, from the coding sequence TTGAAAAACTCTAATATCGAAAAACAAGCTGAATCCAAGCATCACTCGACAAACAGAGTGCGACGGTTCTTCGCCAATCTTGGTCCCGGCTTAATTACCGGCGCCGCCGATGACGACCCTTCAGGCATCGCGACTTATTCGGTGGCCGGGGCGTCCTTAGGCTATATGACCTTATGGACGGCGCTCTTGTCGTTCCCGCTGATGGCTGCCGTACAGTTGATGTGTGCGCGTCTTGGTATGGTGACGGGGCGCGGGCTGGCAGGCGTAGTGCGACTTTATTATCCGCGTTGGGTGTTGTGGTCCGCGTGTGCGATCTTGATTGTGGCTAACGTTTTCAACATCGCCGCCGACCTCGGAGGCATGGCTGAAGTGACCGAAATGATGACGGGAATTGAATCGTACTACTGGACCCCAGTTTATACCATACTGATCATCTTACTGCTTTTTTTTTCATCATACCGTCATATCGCTCGCATCTTCAAATGGCTGACGCTTGTTCTCTTCGCTTATATTGCGGCAGGCTTCCTCGCCGGACCAGACTGGTACTCTGTCTTAAGCGCGACATTTGTGCCCCGCGGCGAATGGTCGAGTACGTTTTTTGCGACCTTTGTTGGCATACTTGGAACGACCATCTCGCCCTATCTTTTCTTCTGGCAAGCATCGCAAGAAGTTGAAGACGACCGGGCGCAAGGGAAACGCACAGTTAAACAGCGTGAAGGTGCGACCCTCAAGGAATTGAGAGTAGCTCGAACGGATGTTTTCACGGGGATGTTTTTTTCTAACCTCGTAATGTATTTCATCATCCTGACTACTGCGGCGACGTTGCACGCACATGGGCAAACCAACGTACAAACAGCGCGGGATGCGGCGGAAGCATTGCGCCCTTTAGCCGGAAATGGAGCTTACCTGTTGTTCTCAGTTGGTTTAATCGGGACAGGGATACTTGGTGTCCCCGTCCTCGCAGGCTCGGCTGCTTATGCAGTGACGGAAGCAGCGGGTTGGCGCGGAACATTGGAAGACCAACCACCATTATCAGGCAAGTTTTACGCATTGATCGCAGTAGCGATGCTGTTAGGTTTGGCGCTGGATTTTGTAGGACTCAATGCGGTGAAGATGCTCTTTTATTCGGCAGTGCTCAATGGGGTGTTGGCACCGCCCTTGATTGTCTTAGTAGCGCTGCTTACGAGCAAATCCGAAATAATGGGCATTCGAGTCAGTTCGCGCCCGCTGCGTTATTTCGGATGGGCAACGGCAGCAATTATGACTGCCGCGTCTATAGCGATGTTTGTAACCATGTAA
- a CDS encoding sigma 54-interacting transcriptional regulator, whose product MSAIPLRVLIVEDSPDDTTLLVRILRKGGFETSFERVETEDAMRSALAEKPWDLVLSDYKMPSFDGLHALAVLKESGLDIPLILVSGAIGEEIAVEAMKAGACDYVMKANLPRLIPAIERELKDAVVREDKKQAERALRESEERYRTVADFTYDWEYWVASDGTLLYISPSCERVTGYSAQEFVDDPSLLERIVHPDDLDEVMNHFHVAREVNHETSHSLDFRIIHRDGHALWVSHACQPVYGKDGQPFGRRACNRDVTERRKAEQALRESELRLNLVLTGAGLGSWDYNLETGGAFYDRGLAKMLGFNYDDIQPHILWLENLTHPDDWSRVMELLNQHIEGRTPFYEAEFRLRPKLGEWKWILARGSVVEWDKHGKPLRVSGTYLDITERKSAEDALRLSEERFRAIFDGAQDMIFMMDSHRKYKQANPAMAKVLGLDVSEIIGHKPEEVYGEEIGKQLRLLDLRVLGGESIEREHTVRIKGVSSILNTVLRPLHNAEGEIVGVFGISRDVTERSRVSPTPKAVFESYPSEAMRATMREARSAAASDGTVLLQGESGSGKDYLARWIHDHSKRALGPYFSLNCAAISRELAESELFGHERGAFTGAHRRKRGLLELAEGGTLLLNEIGELPLSLQSKLLTFLDTRSFLRVGGEKSLTVNARIISATNRSLDKEVEEGRFLSALFYRINVFGITVPPLRDRIEDIPVLLEGILPRLAVELQLTRLPYVDPAFAIALTRYDWPGNVRELRNALERALMLSDGHSLSLTLPSGKAGSEDWSHVSSFPAQERTLHDVTDEVIKSLILEALRRCEGNRRSAARTLGIARDSLYRYMKRFGIMSENQTADQDD is encoded by the coding sequence ATGAGCGCCATTCCCTTGCGTGTGTTGATTGTGGAGGATTCTCCTGATGATACGACGCTGCTCGTCCGGATTCTCCGCAAAGGCGGTTTTGAAACATCCTTCGAGAGAGTTGAAACGGAAGACGCAATGCGTTCGGCCCTTGCTGAGAAGCCATGGGATCTTGTTCTGTCTGATTACAAGATGCCTTCCTTTGATGGTCTCCATGCCCTTGCAGTCCTGAAGGAAAGCGGTCTGGATATCCCCTTGATCCTCGTATCTGGAGCGATTGGCGAGGAGATAGCCGTGGAAGCGATGAAGGCCGGGGCATGTGACTACGTCATGAAAGCTAACCTACCTCGGCTTATTCCCGCGATCGAGCGGGAACTCAAGGATGCTGTTGTCAGAGAGGATAAGAAACAGGCCGAGAGAGCGTTACGAGAGAGTGAAGAGCGTTATCGAACTGTTGCCGATTTCACTTATGACTGGGAGTATTGGGTGGCCTCGGACGGCACGCTGTTATACATTTCACCTTCGTGTGAACGAGTAACAGGTTACTCAGCGCAAGAATTTGTTGATGACCCAAGCTTGTTGGAGAGAATTGTCCATCCGGATGACCTTGACGAGGTGATGAACCATTTTCATGTGGCGAGAGAAGTTAACCATGAAACCTCCCATTCTTTAGATTTCCGAATCATCCATCGAGATGGACACGCCCTCTGGGTCAGCCACGCTTGCCAACCAGTTTACGGGAAAGATGGGCAACCATTTGGCAGGCGGGCATGTAACAGAGACGTCACTGAACGGCGGAAAGCCGAACAGGCGCTAAGAGAGAGCGAACTGAGGCTGAACCTGGTATTGACCGGAGCGGGCCTCGGGTCGTGGGATTACAACCTTGAGACAGGCGGGGCCTTTTACGACCGGGGTTTGGCCAAGATGCTCGGATTCAACTATGATGATATTCAGCCACATATCCTTTGGTTGGAGAATCTAACTCATCCAGACGATTGGTCTCGAGTCATGGAGCTGTTGAATCAGCACATAGAAGGCCGCACACCTTTTTACGAGGCGGAATTTCGACTGAGGCCCAAGTTGGGCGAATGGAAGTGGATCTTGGCCCGTGGTTCAGTCGTCGAATGGGACAAACACGGCAAACCGTTGCGGGTATCGGGAACATATCTTGATATTACCGAACGGAAGAGCGCTGAGGACGCTTTGCGTCTCAGTGAAGAACGTTTCCGGGCAATATTTGACGGTGCCCAGGACATGATTTTCATGATGGATAGTCATCGTAAATACAAGCAAGCCAACCCCGCGATGGCCAAAGTTCTTGGACTTGATGTGTCCGAAATCATTGGACACAAGCCAGAGGAGGTCTATGGCGAAGAAATCGGGAAACAGCTTCGACTGTTGGATCTCCGCGTACTCGGAGGAGAGTCCATCGAAAGAGAACACACTGTCCGCATAAAAGGTGTCTCGTCAATACTGAATACGGTCCTCAGACCGCTTCACAACGCTGAAGGAGAAATTGTCGGCGTATTCGGGATTTCTCGTGATGTGACCGAGCGCTCGAGGGTATCGCCTACCCCCAAAGCAGTTTTTGAAAGCTACCCATCGGAGGCCATGAGGGCGACCATGCGCGAGGCTCGCTCGGCCGCCGCCAGTGACGGTACGGTTCTTCTTCAGGGGGAGAGCGGGAGCGGGAAGGACTATTTGGCGCGCTGGATCCACGACCATTCGAAGCGTGCGTTAGGCCCATACTTTTCGCTGAATTGCGCTGCCATATCAAGAGAATTGGCGGAATCAGAGCTGTTTGGACATGAGCGTGGCGCATTCACTGGAGCGCATAGGCGTAAACGAGGACTCCTGGAGTTGGCGGAAGGAGGTACCCTCCTTCTGAACGAAATAGGAGAACTTCCTCTCTCGTTGCAGTCCAAGCTTCTTACGTTTCTGGACACAAGGTCATTCCTTCGTGTCGGTGGGGAAAAATCCCTCACTGTGAATGCTCGGATCATTTCGGCTACCAACAGGAGCCTCGATAAAGAGGTTGAGGAAGGCCGATTCCTATCCGCGCTTTTCTATAGAATTAACGTTTTCGGGATAACTGTGCCACCCCTTCGTGACAGGATCGAAGACATCCCCGTGCTTTTGGAAGGGATCCTGCCGCGGCTGGCGGTGGAACTTCAACTAACTCGTCTCCCGTATGTCGATCCGGCCTTTGCTATTGCGCTTACGAGGTATGACTGGCCCGGCAACGTCAGGGAGTTGCGGAACGCTCTGGAGCGGGCGTTGATGCTATCCGACGGGCATAGCTTAAGCTTGACGCTCCCTTCTGGTAAAGCAGGTTCTGAGGACTGGTCTCACGTGTCCAGTTTTCCGGCGCAAGAACGCACGCTTCACGACGTGACGGATGAGGTGATCAAATCCCTGATTTTGGAGGCGCTCCGACGTTGCGAAGGCAATAGAAGATCCGCAGCCCGTACGCTTGGTATAGCCCGAGATTCTCTTTATCGGTACATGAAGCGTTTTGGGATCATGAGCGAAAACCAGACTGCGGATCAAGACGATTGA
- a CDS encoding response regulator, whose amino-acid sequence MKDKIILLVEDSPDDITLTLRSLRKNNILNEVVVAKDGVEALDYLFGTGIYAGRDTSVTPVVTLLDLKLPKIDGLEVLKRVRGNERTKLIPIVILTSSKQESDLINGYSLGANSYIRKPVDFEQFNEAIRQLGLYWILLNESPPLVK is encoded by the coding sequence ATGAAAGATAAAATCATCCTTTTAGTCGAAGACAGTCCTGATGACATCACTCTTACTTTGCGTTCCCTCAGGAAGAACAATATCCTCAATGAGGTGGTCGTTGCGAAGGATGGGGTGGAGGCCCTTGATTATCTGTTCGGCACTGGAATATATGCGGGCCGTGACACCTCCGTGACACCTGTTGTGACCCTCCTGGACCTGAAACTCCCCAAAATTGACGGACTTGAGGTTCTTAAACGAGTACGTGGTAATGAAAGGACGAAACTTATTCCGATTGTCATTCTAACCTCGTCAAAACAAGAAAGCGATCTCATCAACGGTTACAGCCTGGGAGCCAACAGCTACATCCGAAAACCGGTTGACTTTGAACAGTTCAACGAAGCCATCCGGCAACTGGGTTTGTACTGGATTTTGTTAAACGAATCGCCTCCTTTAGTGAAGTAA
- a CDS encoding ATP-binding protein encodes MRSHQTSESGKGFQSRGLSLRSKLALEFGAVIVGIMALVIVVSTLGIPFTRYTGTLGEEQSSVLKTLGLVADLKKELFELWLGGRKDDVTVFSESINISTLLNDFLTLIRRGSSDGKPNAKFWAQLTEEPSYELLVLRFDQIIAGYKAYQKIQIADASTGMIVVSSDDKSRGLNVSGYSSFDEALKSPREVAVDIQLDPTTTHPHLIVSRAVFGPPPKDTATDTPLGVAMFYIDTESYLKPLLYAGTGMGGTDDIALVNRDATILMSLRFPLPDGTIPKPLEYKIHALPATMAARGEEGLIIADDYRGVPVLSAYRQVSVGPNQSWGLVVKRDQAEVFGPLWNGVLYTCLVAFLGLMVGALLLVLTANRISRPIQALSLTAREVETGNFAVRAPVKTSDEIGALAATFNSMLERIQKWGDEIERTNKELEAFSYSVSHDLRAPLRGIDGFSQALLEDYYEKVDETGRDYLTRVRAATQHMGHLIDDLLKLSRLAKTEMRQEPVSLSGIITEIIESLKNNEPDRFVECEVEEGIIVNGDQYLLEIAMENLVNNAWKFTGKTERPRIQFGMNQKDGLNVYYIKDNGVGFDMAYSGKLFGAFQRLHSSEEFSGTGIGLVTVQRIIHRHGGRIWAEAEPNKGATFFFTI; translated from the coding sequence ATGCGCAGTCATCAGACTTCAGAGTCCGGAAAGGGGTTCCAGTCCAGAGGACTCAGCCTGCGTTCAAAGCTGGCGCTCGAGTTCGGGGCGGTTATCGTTGGGATTATGGCGCTAGTGATTGTCGTATCGACGTTAGGTATCCCCTTCACAAGATACACCGGCACTCTCGGCGAAGAACAGTCCTCGGTCCTGAAAACTCTCGGTCTCGTTGCGGATTTGAAGAAAGAACTCTTCGAGCTTTGGTTAGGGGGCCGCAAGGATGATGTCACGGTATTCTCAGAATCTATTAACATTTCAACTTTACTGAATGACTTTTTGACTCTGATTCGGCGGGGCTCTTCTGATGGGAAACCAAACGCCAAATTTTGGGCCCAGTTGACCGAAGAACCTAGCTATGAACTTCTTGTTCTCCGTTTCGACCAGATTATTGCTGGCTACAAGGCGTATCAAAAAATACAGATAGCTGATGCGAGCACGGGGATGATTGTAGTCTCCAGTGACGACAAAAGTCGGGGGCTCAACGTTTCGGGTTACTCCTCTTTCGATGAGGCCCTTAAGTCCCCACGAGAAGTGGCAGTCGACATTCAGTTGGACCCCACTACAACACACCCTCACCTTATCGTCTCCCGAGCCGTCTTTGGGCCTCCACCCAAAGATACCGCGACAGACACCCCATTGGGCGTCGCTATGTTCTACATCGACACCGAATCTTACCTCAAGCCTCTGCTTTACGCTGGTACAGGCATGGGAGGAACAGATGACATAGCGCTGGTCAACCGGGATGCAACTATCCTCATGTCACTTAGGTTCCCCTTGCCCGACGGAACCATTCCCAAGCCCCTTGAATATAAGATTCATGCTCTACCTGCGACGATGGCCGCTCGAGGAGAGGAAGGCTTGATCATCGCCGATGACTATCGTGGCGTACCAGTGCTGTCAGCTTATCGGCAAGTCTCGGTAGGGCCCAACCAAAGCTGGGGATTGGTGGTAAAACGTGACCAGGCGGAAGTGTTCGGTCCGCTGTGGAACGGTGTATTGTATACGTGTCTAGTGGCTTTTTTGGGGCTGATGGTCGGGGCCTTACTCCTAGTGCTCACGGCAAACAGGATATCAAGACCGATACAGGCGTTGAGTCTTACCGCACGTGAGGTAGAAACCGGTAACTTTGCAGTCAGGGCGCCAGTGAAGACCTCGGACGAAATCGGCGCTCTTGCCGCAACATTCAACTCTATGTTGGAGCGAATTCAGAAATGGGGCGACGAGATCGAGAGAACCAACAAAGAACTGGAGGCGTTCAGTTATTCCGTGTCTCACGACCTGCGTGCGCCATTGCGTGGGATTGACGGCTTCAGTCAGGCCCTCCTGGAGGACTATTACGAGAAGGTTGATGAAACAGGTCGGGATTACCTGACGAGAGTGAGGGCCGCCACGCAGCATATGGGCCATCTGATTGACGATCTGTTGAAGCTGTCCCGACTTGCGAAGACTGAGATGCGTCAAGAACCGGTATCGTTGAGTGGTATCATTACCGAAATCATTGAATCACTCAAAAACAACGAGCCTGATCGTTTCGTTGAATGTGAGGTTGAAGAAGGAATCATCGTAAACGGGGACCAATATCTGTTAGAAATAGCGATGGAAAACCTCGTAAACAACGCATGGAAATTTACCGGAAAAACAGAGCGGCCAAGAATCCAATTTGGAATGAATCAGAAGGATGGTCTCAATGTTTACTATATCAAGGATAACGGTGTCGGGTTTGATATGGCATATTCCGGAAAACTTTTCGGAGCGTTCCAGCGTCTTCATTCATCAGAAGAATTCTCGGGAACCGGTATTGGTCTGGTTACGGTCCAGCGGATCATTCACCGTCATGGGGGACGGATCTGGGCAGAGGCCGAACCCAACAAGGGCGCTACATTCTTTTTTACAATCTAA
- a CDS encoding flavin reductase family protein encodes MKKSIGAKTLLYPTPVLIVGTYDKAGKPNVMTVAWGGICCSSPPCVSISVREATYTYGNLMEQKAFTVNIPSENYVKQADFIGILSGTDTDKFLATGLTPLKSDVVNAPYVAEFPLELECKVIHHHRIGIHTQFIGEILDIQADEAVVGQNGPEIEKIKPFMWAPDSSRGYYGVGEHLGKAFSIGRNLK; translated from the coding sequence GTGAAAAAGTCTATAGGAGCGAAAACACTTCTCTACCCTACCCCTGTCTTGATAGTGGGTACTTATGACAAGGCTGGGAAGCCCAATGTGATGACCGTCGCTTGGGGTGGGATTTGCTGCTCCTCTCCACCCTGCGTCTCAATATCAGTTCGAGAGGCAACCTACACTTACGGCAATCTCATGGAGCAGAAAGCCTTCACGGTAAACATTCCCTCGGAGAATTACGTGAAGCAGGCTGATTTCATCGGGATATTGTCGGGGACGGATACCGATAAATTCTTGGCGACTGGACTTACACCGTTGAAAAGCGACGTCGTGAATGCTCCATATGTTGCCGAATTTCCATTGGAACTGGAGTGTAAGGTCATCCATCACCACAGGATTGGTATACACACACAATTCATAGGTGAAATTCTGGACATACAGGCAGACGAGGCGGTTGTGGGACAAAATGGCCCTGAGATCGAGAAGATTAAGCCGTTCATGTGGGCGCCTGATTCTTCCCGAGGTTATTACGGCGTTGGTGAGCATCTTGGCAAAGCGTTCTCGATAGGAAGGAACCTTAAATAG
- a CDS encoding cation diffusion facilitator family transporter: MAASSLKVIYSALAGNCLIAITKFIAALMTGSPAMFSEAIHSVVDTGNQFLLLYGLRRSKMPADKEYPFGHGKEIYFWSFVVAILLFAGGAGLSIFKGIDHLITPADVKSSYVNYGVIGLATIFEGTSWYIALREFSKLKGKWGYFQAVHRGKDPSIYIVLLEDSAAILGLAVAFLGILLSQVTGSPYFDSSAAIVIGLILGGTAILLASETKSLLIGESANEEVVQGIREIADSCKEIKQVNEILTMHMGPDFVLVNVSVDFVDPILATEVEVAVARLDGLIKLAYPQVQRIFVEVETWRTKDSRQG; the protein is encoded by the coding sequence ATGGCTGCGTCTTCCTTAAAAGTTATCTATTCCGCCCTGGCCGGAAATTGTCTCATCGCAATAACCAAGTTTATTGCGGCCCTCATGACCGGCAGTCCAGCCATGTTCTCGGAAGCGATCCATTCTGTTGTCGATACGGGTAACCAATTTCTACTGCTGTATGGATTACGGCGGTCAAAAATGCCAGCCGATAAAGAATACCCTTTCGGCCATGGCAAGGAGATTTACTTCTGGAGTTTTGTCGTTGCTATTTTACTCTTTGCAGGTGGCGCGGGTCTTTCGATTTTCAAGGGAATTGATCATCTCATTACCCCTGCGGATGTAAAGAGTTCCTACGTCAACTATGGGGTTATAGGCCTCGCCACGATATTCGAAGGAACTAGCTGGTACATCGCTTTGAGGGAATTCTCAAAATTAAAAGGCAAGTGGGGCTACTTCCAGGCCGTTCATAGAGGAAAAGATCCATCCATTTATATCGTGCTTTTAGAAGATTCGGCTGCAATTTTGGGTCTTGCAGTTGCCTTTCTGGGGATCCTTCTCAGCCAAGTTACTGGAAGCCCCTACTTTGATAGTTCGGCCGCAATCGTCATCGGGCTGATACTTGGCGGAACGGCCATTTTGCTAGCTTCCGAGACGAAGAGCCTTTTGATTGGAGAAAGCGCCAATGAAGAGGTCGTTCAAGGAATACGTGAAATTGCCGATTCGTGCAAAGAAATCAAACAAGTTAATGAAATACTGACCATGCACATGGGACCCGATTTTGTTCTCGTGAATGTCAGCGTCGATTTTGTGGACCCCATCCTGGCGACGGAGGTTGAGGTCGCCGTGGCCCGATTAGATGGGTTGATTAAACTGGCCTACCCACAGGTTCAGCGCATATTTGTCGAAGTAGAGACATGGCGAACAAAGGATTCCCGCCAGGGATAA
- a CDS encoding AF1514 family protein → MVDCKYITRDMLTNPVSVRIDDRPADFPSAKSLADQKAKELSSDPMLLAWFDRKKGTFSPDVICCGDTKPSWLVYADSRGADISVDVNDLDYVFVYKTGWE, encoded by the coding sequence ATGGTGGATTGCAAGTACATAACTCGGGACATGCTAACTAATCCCGTCAGTGTACGGATAGATGATAGACCTGCGGATTTCCCCAGCGCCAAGTCCTTGGCCGACCAAAAGGCTAAAGAACTGTCGTCGGACCCGATGCTGCTAGCGTGGTTCGACAGGAAAAAAGGGACATTTTCGCCTGACGTAATCTGCTGCGGCGACACTAAACCTAGTTGGCTGGTCTACGCTGATTCGCGCGGGGCTGACATTTCCGTGGACGTCAACGACCTGGATTACGTGTTCGTGTACAAAACGGGTTGGGAATAG
- a CDS encoding ATP-binding protein — MADKIDLDENARSESALRHVAAEKLGKREGAPSGLKGQTPEAIIHELQAHQIELETQNEELKRIQRALEESKDKYEDLYDFAPVGYFTLNHKGIIREVNLTGASLLRVFRSKLINRGFGRFVASECLDRWYQHIISVLGHEERQTCDLKLIREDGSTFYASFESIRMHAPAELQEDKSVTHVIRMAVSDITERKQIEEVLKQRTEELERSNKDLEQFAYVAAHDLREPLVAVAAYLKVLERLSKNPLEDVARTCIAKALNLALRMDSMLQGLLAYSRLTLTPISYEMTDCNTCLADAISNLGLSIKKRGAVVTSDTLPTLKIDASQLATIFQNLVGNAIKYGETGPLRVHVGFISRESYYQFSVSDNGIGIEPPYLDRIFNLFERVKDLSGPMGTGIGLSTCRKIVERYGGRIWVDSKVGKGSTFYFTLPNS; from the coding sequence ATGGCAGACAAAATTGACCTGGATGAGAATGCTAGAAGCGAAAGCGCTCTGAGGCATGTTGCGGCGGAGAAACTTGGCAAGCGTGAGGGTGCGCCTTCGGGACTCAAAGGTCAAACCCCTGAAGCGATCATCCACGAACTCCAGGCCCACCAGATCGAACTGGAGACGCAGAATGAGGAACTGAAAAGAATCCAGCGCGCATTGGAAGAGTCCAAGGACAAATATGAGGATCTCTATGATTTTGCTCCCGTAGGATACTTTACCTTAAATCACAAGGGGATCATCAGAGAGGTCAACCTGACCGGCGCCTCCCTGCTCCGGGTTTTTCGTTCCAAATTAATTAATCGCGGTTTTGGACGTTTTGTTGCGTCTGAGTGCTTAGACCGTTGGTATCAGCATATTATTAGCGTGCTTGGGCATGAAGAGAGGCAGACTTGCGATCTGAAACTCATTCGGGAAGATGGTTCGACGTTTTATGCCAGTTTTGAAAGTATCCGAATGCATGCGCCTGCCGAACTGCAAGAGGACAAAAGCGTTACCCACGTGATCCGTATGGCGGTCAGCGACATCACCGAGCGCAAGCAGATAGAAGAAGTTCTTAAACAAAGAACTGAGGAACTTGAACGGAGCAACAAGGACCTGGAGCAGTTTGCTTATGTTGCGGCCCACGACCTGCGGGAGCCTCTGGTGGCAGTCGCTGCATACCTCAAGGTTCTAGAAAGACTTTCTAAGAACCCCCTTGAGGATGTGGCGCGGACGTGTATCGCAAAGGCGCTAAATTTGGCTCTACGAATGGACTCGATGCTCCAGGGCTTGCTCGCATACTCACGACTAACACTTACCCCGATTTCTTATGAGATGACAGATTGCAACACTTGCCTTGCAGACGCCATTTCAAATCTGGGGTTGTCAATCAAGAAAAGAGGAGCAGTTGTAACAAGCGATACTCTTCCAACTCTTAAGATCGACGCCTCTCAATTGGCTACAATCTTTCAGAATCTTGTTGGCAACGCGATCAAATACGGCGAAACAGGGCCTCTTAGAGTTCACGTCGGCTTTATCTCCAGAGAGTCTTATTATCAATTCTCGGTCAGCGATAACGGTATTGGAATTGAGCCTCCGTATTTGGACCGTATCTTCAATCTGTTTGAAAGGGTAAAGGACTTGTCTGGTCCCATGGGAACCGGCATCGGTCTCTCGACATGCAGGAAAATAGTGGAACGTTATGGGGGACGCATATGGGTGGACTCGAAGGTTGGAAAAGGGTCGACTTTCTATTTTACACTCCCGAACTCTTAG